The Delphinus delphis chromosome 13, mDelDel1.2, whole genome shotgun sequence DNA window CCACGGCTGGGGGGCCAGGCAGCCAAGAGTGGAGTGACAGCCCCCGGGGGCCAAGGGGGGCGGCCCAGGGGCAGGGGCATGACACCCGTGCCGTGCAGGTGCCCAGTGGATCGGGGTGCCTGGGGAGCTCCGTGGCTACGCTGAGGCCCACCACCGCCACGGCCACCTGCCCTGGGCACAGCTCTTCAGGCCCACCATCGCGCTGCTCCGGGGGGGCCTCCGCGTGCCCCGCATCCTCAGCCGCTTCCTGCATAGCAGCTACCTGCGGCCTTCCCTGCACGCATCGTCCCTGAGGTGAGCTCCGATGGGGGCCCAGGGCCCCTCctcagcccagcccctcctcagctcctcctccagccaGCGGATCAACCTTCTGGGGGCCGGGGCCCTGGCTGGCCAATATGTCACTGAGCTATGTCGCAGCTCAGAGACCTCCGGTTCCACGTGGCAGAACCTCATCAGAGGGCTCAGGCCAGAGACAGTTTATGCCAAAGTGATGGGGCTCCCAGGGTGCAGATTtgggccctgccctcccccccccccactctctCTGGGCTGGCAGGAGGGCTTTGGCCATCCCACTCGCCCACCCGGGCAGCCCACTGACCAGGAGGAATGCCGGGTGTCAGGCCCTGGGTGGACGCtggcttggtggtggtggtggggggggcgtGTCCTCCCTGGGCCTGGGTGATGAAAGACATGAGGGGTGTCAGCCCCACCCAATCCTGGAGAATCTGCCCCCATGTCCACCACAGCCCCTCAGGACTCCAGACCAGGACTCCCTCCCTGTAGGGTCCCTGCAGAAGTGTGGCTGCCCTCCAGGACCTGGCCTCACCCTgaggctgccccccaccccccaggcagcTCTTCTTCAATGGGACAGAACCCCTGAGTCCTCATGACCCACTCCCGTGGCCCGCGCTGGCCGCCACCCTGGAGACCGTGGCTGCGGAAGGCGCAGAGGCCCTCTACACAGGGAGGCTGGGCCAGATGTTGCTGGAGGACGTTGCCAAGGAAGGTCAGCACGTGAGGCCCCACAGCCCCGTTCCGCCAGAGAAAGAGGGGTTGGGCGCCAGGGCTGAGGGTGGGtccggccctcccctcccctcgcccTGAGAGGGGGCCAGCTGCTCCCAGGGCTTGGAGAGGTCGTTGCCCAAGTCATGCCCACTGCTGGTCTCAGGGACCTTGCAGTCAAAGCCCCCGAGGAGCAGGACCCTGAGGGTTAGGGCCACGAGACAGGAGCTATCGGTGGCTGCAGGGGTGCTCCTGGGCCTGGAGTTGGCCACCCTCGGTCTCTCAGAGGCCAGCTTGCCTCCCCCACCttctcccactctcccctccaACCTGCCCGTCCCTGGCCTCTGTCCACCCATCCCCCAGCCCTGAGGCCACTGCCCACAGGCCCAGCACCACCCCTCTGAGCCTAGAAGGCTAGGGAACGAGGGGGGCCCCCACTGTGTAAACCAAGGTCCCTGGCTGACACTCTGCACCTCGTTTCCCCGTCTGTACATGGAGTCCTCTGTCTcaccccagggagcctgctgaccCCGCAGGACCTGGCATCATTCCGGCCTGAGGTGGTGGATGCCCTGGAGATGCCCCTGGGGGACTACACCCTGTACTCACCGCCACCGCCTGCAGGGGGCGCGATTCTCAGCTTTGTCCTCAATGTGCTCAAAGGTGAGGCCCCCAGGAGCCAGGGGGTCTGGCGCCCGTGAACTGAATTCCAGGCCCAGCCAGGCTCTGGGTAGCCACTGCCTCCTCCAGCTCAGCCCCCTCCTCAGATGCTGAAGACTGGGCTGAGGAGTGGGCCAGGACGGTGTGTTCTAGAGCTGGCCTCCAGTGTGGCCCACGCCTGGGCTCTGCTGAAGAGTCTGCAGACATCTACCCACTAAGTGCCCCCAGGTGACCCCGGCGCAGGGCACAGGTGCAGTGGCTCTGCAGGTGGTGAGCTGCCGGTCCAGTGTGTGCAGCTAGGGCTGAGGCCCAGCCTATTGCAGCCTGCAAGGGGGTTGTGGGGTGCGGGAGGCATCCTGGCAGCGTCCAGAGATGGGGCTGCCTGATGCAGCCtgtggctgccgtaacaaagtatcacaaattaCCAAAACCTGGTGGctcagacaacagaaatttattctctcatagttctggagcccAGAAATTCAAAATCAGGGTGCCTGCAGGGCCACATTCCTTCCGGGGGGCctgggggagaatctgttctttgcctcttccagcttccggcGTCTGCCAGCATTCCtaggcttgtggctgcatccctgCAGTTTCAGCCTccctcttctctgtgtctgttttataAGGATATATGTGATTACATTTAGCGCCCacccggataatccaggataatccactcctctcaagatccttaatttaatcacacatTTGCCATACAAGGTAATATTCACTCTTTTTCCATATAAGGTTTTCACAGGTTCTGAGAATTAGGACATGGACAAATCTTTCTCAACCCACTACACAGGATGACCCCCACCTgcgcccaccccctccccagggttCAACTTTTCCGCGGAGTCAGTGGCCAGGCCCGAGGGGAGGGTGAACTTGTACCATCACCTCGTGGAGACGCTCAAGTTTGCTAGGGGGCAGAGGTGGCGGCTGTGGGATCCTCGAAGCCACCCGGAGGTCCAGGTGAGGTGCCCTGAGCTGGTGGAgagcccccttccctgccccagggCTCGGCATGAAGGGAGGGTCAGGCCGACGGGTGCTCCATCCACAGACCCTGAGAGCCCGGCGGGTGAGGCTGGAGGGGTGTGTACATGGTTGGTTCTAGAACCGGATGGCCTGGCAGTGGGCCAGAGCAGGGAGGCTACAGCAGTCTGAAGGGAGCCCTGGAGGGGCAGGTACGGGAAGGCAGTGGTGGCGCTGCATCTCTGACACCCTTAGGGGACCACCTGGCCTCTCACTGACCCTGTCACCTGTCTGCCCACCCCAGAACGCCTCCCAGGACCTGCTGGGGGAGGCTCTGGCCCAGCACATCCACCAGCAGATCGACACCCGGGGTGACCACCAGCTCAGCCACTACAGCCTGGCCGAGACCTGGAGCCACAGGATGGGCACGGCCCACGTGTCCGTGCTGGGCGAGGATGGCAGCGCTGTGTCTGCCACCAGCACCATCAATACGCCGTACGTGGGGCCGGGGGCAGGCGGGCAGGCCCCACTCCACCCCCTAGACCTcagccctccacccccagcctggcCTCCCAGCACCTCCCTGGCTGTGTCCATCGAGTGGTACCTTGTTTTCCCCTCTCCTGTGTCAAAAGGGTCCTACACCCTGACACCTCTGGCCGAAAAGGCTGCTGATGGGGTGGCCCTGAGCCGGGATGAGGACGGGCCTTACAACCAGGAGGATGCCGTGGTGGGGGACAAGGTGGATCTttgggggcagggccagggagggAAGAGCAGCTCCAGGATGCTGGAGGACAGCTGCTAAAACGAGGAGCTTCTGGAGCGCTGGGGTGCAGCCCACGTGTGTCGGGAGCCCACGGCCTgtgcccagctctgcctctgtccaCAGCTTTGGAGCCATGGTGTACTCACCGCGCACGGGCATCCTCCTCAACAACGAGCTCCTGGACCTGTGCTGGAGGTACCGGCGGGGCTCCGGAGTCACCCCGCCTCCCGGTGAGCACAATGCCCCCGGGCgagaggagggaaggcaggaaggccGGGCAGGCCCAGCACAGAGACAGGGATGGAGGGGGTGGCCCCGGGGGGCGCTGGCTCAGAAGCGAGGCTGCACTGATACCTGTCCGGCCTCCAGTTCCAGGTGAGCGGCCCCCTTCATCCATGGTCCCCTCCATCTTGGTCAACGCAGCCCAGGGGTCGAAGCTGGTGATCGGCGGGGCTGGCGGGGAGCTCATCAtctctgctgtggcccaggtgagTCTGGGGGCTCCTGGATGGAACGTGCCCTTGCTGGGCGGCCCTGTTGTCCTCATGTCCtgggaggggttggggagggtggctggtgcccctccctccctccctgcctgcatCCTTCTCTCCCCAAACAGGCCATCATGAACAAGCTGTGGCTGGGCCTTGACCTGCAAGCTGCCATTGCAGCCCCCATCCTGCACGTGGACAGCAAGGGCCGGGTAGAGTACGAGCCCAGCTTCAGCCAGGTGAGGCCGTGGGCCGAGAGACCGCTAGACAGACGCCTCAGCGCTTGCCTTCAGAGCCCCTGGTGGGCCTCAGCTTTTGAGTGTGCCCGGTGCACTTTGGCTCTGGGGGCCACCAGGAGTTGAGAAGCTCCATGGGGGAGGCAACAGGCAGCTGGTCTCCCCGGCAGGGGACAGGGTGTTGTTCACACGACTCCCAGAACGAGCTCCCCTGCACCCTGGTCCCTGCTCTTTCTGGGCCATTCTCTCCGGAAGCTACTTTCCCCGGCTGAGGCCTCTCGGACCCTCCCTCATGGTGATCTGCTTCCTTGTGCGATCTGCAGCTTTTATCTGCGGGTTTATTTCTCAAGGAGTCTATTATTCCTGGGAGTCTGCAGAGGGATCTCCCTCCATGGCATTGGGTTCTTGGTTCCCCACACAAGCAGGCCCAGGAGCTGAATTCTCTTGTGggactcccagcccctcccctcctcctgggcaGATGGCTGGCCTCCTTGGAAGGTCTCTGGGCTGGCAGATGCCCTCACTAGGACCCACTTTAAAGGACTAGCAGCTTTTCAAGACTCCAAACTTCATGCCCAGGGTCCATTCAAGCAGCTGGGGTTCAAGGTCATCAAAGCTGCCTTTCCTGTTATGAGCTTCTCTGGTCTCAAGGCCGCCTCCCAGGGCCCTTGGAATTTTGAGGACCACAGAGTGAGGGGCCTTGAGTCCAAGGGGGTGTGTAGTCCTGAGAACCTTGGTCTTTGGGCCTGGAGACTAAGGACCTCAGCCCGTCAGGCCCAAACTCTCAGAGTCCGaggccctccctcccagcctccctccctccctgtgcagGGTCCTCCCCGTGGCAGGAGGGCTTGGTGCTCTCCCAGGACTCATCCTCTTAGGCCCTTCTCCTTGACCTTGACTGAAGGTCTTTACTCTGTGAACACCATTCTCCAAGGACCTCAACTCTGAGAATTTGGACCTGACAGCCTGGAATCCAGAGAACCCCGAGCCCACGGCCCTCAGCTCCCTGGAAGGTTAGCGTGTTGGCCACACAGGTCAGGACCTCCCATGGAGAACATCTGAGGCACTGGGTGGAGACCTGGAGTCTCCAAGGGCCCTCAGAGCCAAGGCCCAGGCCTGAGGCCAGGAGGGTCCTTGTTCCTCAGGGCCTTGGAGTTTGGCCACTACGACGCTAAAGAATGGTCTCTGAGGACCACAGGTCCTGCTGTGGCTGTGAGGAGCTGGGCCTTCCAACCTAAGGACACTAGGTAATTAGCACGTCAGGCAGAGACACACCCAAGGCCATAGCGCCTGGAGACCTCGCCGTACCCATGGCTCAGGTCCTGGAGGCCCTGGTCCTGGGGACTGCAGGGTACCTGGAACTGAGGGCCCTGGTGGGCGGGGGTCCTTGGCCATAAGTGGGAATGCGGGGCCCGAGTAACACAGGTCTCCACGTGCCAGGATCTGTGTGAAGAGTCACAGACTGGCAAGTGTGGGGACCAGGCCCCGAGGCAAGTTACTCGGGTGCTCAGACACCAACACCTGGGCCCTGACGCCCTCCAATTCCACACACTCACCGTCTCAGACCTGAGCCTTTACAGCCCGTGCTCGTAGTGCCTCACCCTTGGGGACCGCTGGTGCCTGTGGCCTGGGGTCCATGTCCTTGGACTCATGGGTGTTCAGCAGCCTCTAGCTGACTCCTCCACCAGCGGGGCGGGGCCCTGGAGAGTCTGGAACACCCGTCTTCTCATGCTGGTGTTGAGACGGCAGGTCCTGAGCTGCCAACAACGCTGGCACCAGGGCCATCCCTCCTGTCCAGGGCAGGAGCCAGATGTTGAGCTGGGCCTTTCTTATGTATGGGTGACCTGGGACTCCAAAGGGCCCAAGCTCTGCCTTCTAGAAGACTTTGCTTTCAAGGTCCTCAAAACGTTGAAAGCTATCTTCTCCACAGAAGCCCTTGGACTCCTTGGTTGTCACGTTGAGGCCCCTGGTGTCCTTGATCCAGGACAGAAGTGAACCTGCATCTCAGCTTCCTTCTAGTCCAGGCGATGTCCTCCTATCATATCCCCTGGAGCCCAGGCTTCTCTCTGGGGCCTTTGGAGTGGGAGGCCGTAGACTCCATGCCTGCAGACAAGGCTGCGTCCAGCGCCCCTCTGTCCTCTCCCAGACCGCCCCTGCCAGTCCTGCCTCCTCGGCCAGGGTCCTCAGCTCCCTGCCCGGGTCCCAGCCCCTCCATGACCagccttctctcctctccaggaGGTGAAGAAGGGGCTCCAGTACCGGGGCCAGAGCCAGACCGAGAGGCCCGTTTTCCTGAACGTGGTCCAGGCCGTGTCCCAGGACGGGGCCTGTGTGTACGCCGCAGCGGACCCCAGGAAGGGTGGGGAGCCCTCAGGCTACTAAAGAGGCTGCTCCCTCCCCAGAGCTGGGATCCCACCCAGCACATGTCCAGGCTAGCCTGGTCCGGCAGAATCTGGACCCCTTGGCTGGACGGTCAGCCTGGGGCTTCAAGAGGTGGGGACAGCCCAGCAGATGGACGGCTGTGGGGGCCgagccctgccctcccagagcccCTGTGGCCCTGCCCTGACCCCTCCAACCTCCCCAGGCCTCTCACCCAGGACTGGGCCCCCACTCCCCGAAACCCCATTCCCCACCTGTGTATCTTCCAGTCCAAGATTAAAGAAAAGGCTGCACCACGCCTGATTCAGGGTCGAGGTGGGGAGGGGACCTTCAGAAAGCACGTGCAGTGAGCTGCAGCCCTCCACACACACCACCACGGAGCCAGGGAAACCAGACACGGGCTGGGCCTTCTCCAGGCCACCCCTGGACACTTGCTGGGGCTCCGCACACGCCGTTGGGAGGAAGGCAGGGGTGTGGCCTGGGGGCACCTGTCCCTGGCTCCTGTGGGCCCTTGGCCCAGGCCCGTCCTGGAGCTTGTCTTCCGTGCCAGGAAAAGGCTGGATGAAGCGAGACCtaagccctccccagcccccaactccAACATGTTCTCACCCTCAGCACTGTTGATGTTTTGCGTGAGTCATTCTTCGCGGGGGTGCTGTCCACGCACTGTAGGCGGtgcagcagcatccctggcctcccctTGCTAGGTGCAgggtcaccccacccccacagccaGTCACCAAACCACCCCCGATTGAGACCCGCGAGCCCCCAGCCACCGTGGATGGCTCTGCCAGCTCCCGAGTGTGCCACCCTCCCTGGGGGGGGTCCTGCCCCATGCCGAGTCCTGGGAGCATTGGGAGTTCCTGTTTCACCCCAAACATCCCACAGGGGTGTACCTCCGCCTGGAAGGGCGCCACTACAGATCCGTCACCTCCCATTCTGCCTGGAGTTCAGCCGCACAGGACGGGCTGGGTGTTGCTCCTGTGCCTGCTGGGACAGAGCACTACACACCGAGGGCCTTCAGACAACAGACACCCTCGCCGCAGTGCCTCCCAGCTGCATCCCCAGAGCATGAGAACGGTGTCCCTGCACTCCTGACTCACCCTCTGCCATCCCTgggaccctcaccgtcccctggAGCCTCAGTTACCACTTGTGAACTGATGGGTACCCGCCCAGGCTCTAGCCCAGGTTTCTGGACCATCAGACTCACATACCCACTCACccgcccacctcccacctcccacctccagaGCACCTGGGATCCACAGGCACCTCGGACTCAATACACCCAACCAGAAGCCAGCTCTGAGGCAGCCGGAAGTTCTCTGGtgcccccctctcccccctccatgATAGtcacccagtcctctccctccaTATGCGTGGCTTGGCCTTGGTTCCATCCCTTCGTCCCTTTCTGCCTCCTTGCCGCTGCCACAGCCTCGATCCACTCCCTACTCGTGACAGTGATGAGCCTTGGAAAATGCATACCTGATCCTGCCATGAGGCCACACAGAGCCCTCCTTGGCTTCTGGGGGCCCCCGGAGGAAGCCCATTCCTCTTGCTCCCTGCTCATCCCACCCTAGGTTACTtgcctggcccctgcccacatCCCTCTTGGACCACAAGTAATGCCAACCAAGATGCATTCCCAGCCCAGTTAGCGACTCTTACAGCCTCTTTAAACATCTTGTTACACAGAGGAAATCAAAGCGGTATCTTCAAAATAACATTCACATCAATACAGATCAGCCCCCACAGAATATAGCTAAAGCAGGGCTCAGAGGAATATATATTGCCTTAAATAGTTACattaataataatcaaaacaaaatatctaACATACCAAGTTAGTAAAAGAACAACCAGAACAGTAAGGAAGGCAAGAGGAAGAATTTAGTAACAACTGAAGCAGAAATTGATAAGCTTGAAGTCAGAAGAACAGATCTTTGAAAAAGATATATAAGCTATTAGCTAGCCAATTAGTAAAAATGAAGGACGtgtaaatacacacaaaaaagaaatgagaacggGGAAATAAGCTATAGAGGAAGTTAGAAGTACTAGAAAAGATtactcattttaataaaaataactttggaaacttgacaaaataaattactttctaGGATGATGTAAGTAGAATTGCGATACTTAACACATACTAAAAACATTGGCACTTATCTGAAATTCAGGTTTAATTGGGCAGGCTTTCTTTTtacttgctaaatctggcaagCTTAAGTATAAATGACAAACGGGTCCAAGAAAGAGCAAAGGTCTAGACATGTCAGTGATcacaaaaaaaaactgagaacGTGGCAGGAACACTGGTCTATCTCAAATGCCCTTCTGGAAAGTTTCCCAGGCGAAGTGTGTCCTGCCGTTAGGATCAGAGGCCTGTCTTGCCAGTTAAGCCGCCACAGTGTAGAGCCCGGAGGAACATTTCCACATTCACTTTATGAAGTCAGCATAGGACTAGCCCCAAACTTGGCAAAGCACACCAAAGGCCAGTTGTGTTTGGGAAACAACACAAAACTCCTCAAACAAATACAAGCAAGGAGACTCCAAGCAACACATTCAAAAGGACAGGGTGTCCGGGTGGGGCCAACACCACTACTGATGGGAATGTCCATGAGAGGGACTTGTGCTCCTTTCACCAGAGGAGAAAAATCACGGAGTCCTCTCCATGGagaggcatttgacaaaattcagcactcattcttttttttttttttttttttgctgtacacgggcctctcactgttgtggcctctcccgttgaggagcacaggctccggacgtgcaggttcagtggccgtggctcacgggcccagccgctctgcggcatgtgggatcctcccggaccggggcacgaacccgtgtcccctgcatcggcaggcggactctcaaccactgcgccaccagggaagccctcaacactcattcttgatttaaaaaaacaaaacaaaacaaaaaacccacagacaaaacaacaacagaacactgaataaaatggaaataaatggatATTCCCTTAACATGAATAAATATCTCAAAACAACAGTAACATCTGTTGGACACTGACCACGGCTAGGTGCTACTCtattgctttacatgtattaattcacgTAATTCTCCCTAATGAAAGGGAGCTATGATGAGGCCCATCTTACAATGAGAGTACTGATGTACTGAAGCTCCCAGGGCCCTGTGGAGTAAGTGCCAGAGGTGGAAACTGGGGagacagatggagaaaatgagtcttgacccctacctcataccatatacagaaattaatTTGAGATGAATCTTAGGCCTAAAtgggaaaactaaaataaatgctTGGGCAGCCAGTCCAGAATCATTTATTACAAAGACATTCATTTTCCTCATTGAATCGCATCAGTGCTtttgtgaaacaaacaaaaaaactcaagtAAACCAAGCCATCAGATTTAAAAACACACTGTAAACATACAGTAGGTTAAAACAGCATATGAATAAACCTCAGAAATCAATCAACCACAACACAAAGTtcacaaagaaatgcaaatatatgGGGATTTTGTCTGCTAAAAGAGCATTTCAAAGCAGTAGGAAAAAGATGAATTGCTGACAATCAGTATTAGAACAAGTGGGTAGCCACCTGGAAAACAGTAAAGTGGGACCCTGGCCTTTTATTTATACCAAATTAAATGCCAGTTGGACCAAAGATTTAAGagttaaaaatgaaaccatacaaatattgtaaaaaaaatgggagaaaaaaattttatttatgttcttaGAGTAGGGAAGTCCTTTCTTAGGCATGACCTAAAATCAAGAAGCCACAttaaagggactttcctggtggtccagtgggtaagactccacactcccaatgcagggggcctgggttcgatccctggtcagggaactagatcctgcttgctgcaactaataGTTCGCGTGaggcaactaaagatcccacgtgccacaactaagacctggcgcagcctaaattaattaattaaaaaaaaaaagaagccatacTAAGGAAAGGataaattgggacttccctggcagttcagtggttaagactctgtccttccaatgcagggggcaggtttgatccttggtcggagaactgagatcccacatgccatgcagcgtggccaaaatatttaaaaaaaaaaaaaaagaaaagaaatttgaacacataaaaattttaaattttgatgtgaaaaatatttcaaaagaccAATGAAAACCGTGTGGAAAGACAGTTTCAGTGCGTGATCTGGGGCTGgttactttaatatttaatatcaaaGACCAAGTATCCATTAGAAAGATGCACGGGGATATGACTCATTAGACCACAGAAAGAGAACTACAAATCGCcatttcaacatataaagaaTTGCTCAACCTCACTGATAAATGCGCcaatgaaaaaaacaatgagatCCACAGGGACAAAGCAAACGGCTCCAGCCCAAAGGCTTCCTCTCTGAACGCTTCCAAACACTGATGCAACAAAAAACACCAGTCTTACACTAACTCTTCctgagaacagaacagagaaaacaCTGCCCAACTTTTAATAAGGCCAGCATAATCCTGAgaacaaaacctgacaaagaaaCTTCATGAAAGAAAAGTAGAGGGTGATTTCATTCATGCACAGATGCAAGATTCCTAAATGAAATCTGAGCAAGCCAAATTCATATATAGAAATTCATCACTACCAATCTGGGTTTATTCCGGGAATGCGTGATTGGTTGAACATTACAAAATCAAGCAATGCAATTCACTGTATTAACATGCtaatagaataaagaagaaaaatcattcaccatctcaataaatgcagaaaagcatttgataaaatctgccaactttcacaataaaaattctcagtaactagaaatagaagaaaacttccttCATTTTATAAGTTGCGGCTACAAAACCCTACAGTAAACATCATACTTCATGGTAAAACATACAAGCCTTCCTTTTGAGATTGAGACCAATTCCTTTTGAGATGGAAACATGCATTGCTAGCTTTCATCATTTCCTTTCCGTACTGAAAGAGAAGTCCTTGCCAGGGCAATAaggtgagaaaaaagaacaaaaggtaTAATTGGAAAGGAGGACATAAAACTGTCAATATTTGTAGATACTTAACAGGTAAACTGTTAGAATTAAGTCAACTGAACAAGATCACTGGAATcaaggaaaatatacaaaaatcaatgatATTTCTACATCATTCACAAATAGAATACACTTTTTTGAACTGAAATCAgttacaatagcattaaaaaaaaatccatgcctAGAAGTAAAACTAACAAGTATGCAAGACCTCTACACTGAACACTGCAAAATATAACCGaagaatttgaagaaaatgaataaataaatggaggattATACTACATTCATGGACTAGAAGGCTTAGTGCTGTGAAGATGCCAATTCTCCCCACATTCACCTATAAATCCAATGCAATCCTAATAAAAATCCTcacaggtttgtgtgtgtgtatgtgtgtgtgtgtggaaattggcaagctgattctaaaattcatatggaaacaccaAGGACCAGGACTAGCCCaggcaatcttgaggaagaacaTGAAggagagggacctccctggtggtccagtggttaagactccaagcttccaatgcaagaggcctgggtttgatccctgcagggaactagatcccgcatgccacaactaaagatcccatgtgctgcagctaaagaaaaagatcctgcatgccacaacaaagatcccgcatgctgcaactaagacccagtgcagccaaataaataaataaaaataaaatattaaaaaaaaaggaaagatatgg harbors:
- the GGT5 gene encoding glutathione hydrolase 5 proenzyme isoform X5, with translation MAQGHGATVSMVLLGLGLALAIIVPIVVVSWHRVHCGPQAFAHAAVAADSKICSDIGRAILQQHGSPVDATIAALVCTGVVNPQSMGLGGGVIFTIYNASTGKVEVINARETVPASHVPGLLDQCKQAQPLGTGAQWIGVPGELRGYAEAHHRHGHLPWAQLFRPTIALLRGGLRVPRILSRFLHSSYLRPSLHASSLRQLFFNGTEPLSPHDPLPWPALAATLETVAAEGAEALYTGRLGQMLLEDVAKEGSLLTPQDLASFRPEVVDALEMPLGDYTLYSPPPPAGGAILSFVLNVLKGFNFSAESVARPEGRVNLYHHLVETLKFARGQRWRLWDPRSHPEVQNASQDLLGEALAQHIHQQIDTRGDHQLSHYSLAETWSHRMGTAHVSVLGEDGSAVSATSTINTPFGAMVYSPRTGILLNNELLDLCWRYRRGSGVTPPPVPGERPPSSMVPSILVNAAQGSKLVIGGAGGELIISAVAQAIMNKLWLGLDLQAAIAAPILHVDSKGRVEYEPSFSQEVKKGLQYRGQSQTERPVFLNVVQAVSQDGACVYAAADPRKGGEPSGY
- the GGT5 gene encoding glutathione hydrolase 5 proenzyme isoform X3, yielding MRAHVWAQSRDTWLRGGVSPAWSRRISVPELRRAILQQHGSPVDATIAALVCTGVVNPQSMGLGGGVIFTIYNASTGKVEVINARETVPASHVPGLLDQCKQAQPLGTGAQWIGVPGELRGYAEAHHRHGHLPWAQLFRPTIALLRGGLRVPRILSRFLHSSYLRPSLHASSLRQLFFNGTEPLSPHDPLPWPALAATLETVAAEGAEALYTGRLGQMLLEDVAKEGSLLTPQDLASFRPEVVDALEMPLGDYTLYSPPPPAGGAILSFVLNVLKGFNFSAESVARPEGRVNLYHHLVETLKFARGQRWRLWDPRSHPEVQNASQDLLGEALAQHIHQQIDTRGDHQLSHYSLAETWSHRMGTAHVSVLGEDGSAVSATSTINTPFGAMVYSPRTGILLNNELLDLCWRYRRGSGVTPPPVPGERPPSSMVPSILVNAAQGSKLVIGGAGGELIISAVAQAIMNKLWLGLDLQAAIAAPILHVDSKGRVEYEPSFSQDLNSENLDLTAWNPENPEPTALSSLEGGEEGAPVPGPEPDREARFPERGPGRVPGRGLCVRRSGPQEGWGALRLLKRLLPPQSWDPTQHMSRLAWSGRIWTPWLDGQPGASRGGDSPADGRLWGPSPALPEPLWPCPDPSNLPRPLTQDWAPTPRNPIPHLCIFQSKIKEKAAPRLIQGRGGEGTFRKHVQ
- the GGT5 gene encoding glutathione hydrolase 5 proenzyme isoform X1, which gives rise to MVSQFAICRVLYTCEWLGLRGQPSVVSKLTCGLVAASRPPSCPHSPVNAGRAAQEARAGQPGHLLCAVFPRAILQQHGSPVDATIAALVCTGVVNPQSMGLGGGVIFTIYNASTGKVEVINARETVPASHVPGLLDQCKQAQPLGTGAQWIGVPGELRGYAEAHHRHGHLPWAQLFRPTIALLRGGLRVPRILSRFLHSSYLRPSLHASSLRQLFFNGTEPLSPHDPLPWPALAATLETVAAEGAEALYTGRLGQMLLEDVAKEGSLLTPQDLASFRPEVVDALEMPLGDYTLYSPPPPAGGAILSFVLNVLKGFNFSAESVARPEGRVNLYHHLVETLKFARGQRWRLWDPRSHPEVQNASQDLLGEALAQHIHQQIDTRGDHQLSHYSLAETWSHRMGTAHVSVLGEDGSAVSATSTINTPFGAMVYSPRTGILLNNELLDLCWRYRRGSGVTPPPVPGERPPSSMVPSILVNAAQGSKLVIGGAGGELIISAVAQAIMNKLWLGLDLQAAIAAPILHVDSKGRVEYEPSFSQDLNSENLDLTAWNPENPEPTALSSLEGGEEGAPVPGPEPDREARFPERGPGRVPGRGLCVRRSGPQEGWGALRLLKRLLPPQSWDPTQHMSRLAWSGRIWTPWLDGQPGASRGGDSPADGRLWGPSPALPEPLWPCPDPSNLPRPLTQDWAPTPRNPIPHLCIFQSKIKEKAAPRLIQGRGGEGTFRKHVQ
- the GGT5 gene encoding glutathione hydrolase 5 proenzyme isoform X4 — its product is MVSQFAICRVLYTCEWLGLRGQPSVVSKLTCGLVAASRPPSCPHSPVNAGRAAQEARAGQPGHLLCAVFPRAILQQHGSPVDATIAALVCTGVVNPQSMGLGGGVIFTIYNASTGKVEVINARETVPASHVPGLLDQCKQAQPLGTGAQWIGVPGELRGYAEAHHRHGHLPWAQLFRPTIALLRGGLRVPRILSRFLHSSYLRPSLHASSLRQLFFNGTEPLSPHDPLPWPALAATLETVAAEGAEALYTGRLGQMLLEDVAKEGSLLTPQDLASFRPEVVDALEMPLGDYTLYSPPPPAGGAILSFVLNVLKGFNFSAESVARPEGRVNLYHHLVETLKFARGQRWRLWDPRSHPEVQNASQDLLGEALAQHIHQQIDTRGDHQLSHYSLAETWSHRMGTAHVSVLGEDGSAVSATSTINTPFGAMVYSPRTGILLNNELLDLCWRYRRGSGVTPPPVPGERPPSSMVPSILVNAAQGSKLVIGGAGGELIISAVAQAIMNKLWLGLDLQAAIAAPILHVDSKGRVEYEPSFSQEVKKGLQYRGQSQTERPVFLNVVQAVSQDGACVYAAADPRKGGEPSGY